In Streptomyces longhuiensis, the following proteins share a genomic window:
- the ngcE gene encoding N-acetylglucosamine/diacetylchitobiose ABC transporter substrate-binding protein yields MTIRAGSLDRRTLLRGAIATAAMGSFAVACGSPSSKDNGDGGGGPKGTKGAKNPFGVAANSKVDAAIFNGGYGTDYVDYVNQVLGKQIKGAKVVVKPVVDIAPELQPRFVGGNPPDLIDNSGEDQIGFLGILDQLEELDDVLEANNYEGKKIADTVYPGVKDPGTFKDKFVALNYVMTVYGVWYSKTLFEANGWTPPKTWNEALDLGAKAKKKGKYLFVHGKEAATYYRTLLIDSAIKEGGDEVRLALENLEKGCWSHPAIQGVIKAMETMVKEKMFVPGGSGTQFQKAQAIWSNDQKALLYPSGGWIENEMKKATKADFQMTGFPSMTLTDKPKMPYESLRAAAGEPFIVPKQGKNPAGGKEVLRAMLSKDAAANFSKTKLAPTIVKGTVPADGYGSSALVSQTKMLEAAGTNIFTYNFVEAYGMNTDQLVPWNSFLSGDLDAKGLTSALQKISDKVREDDSIDKIKVS; encoded by the coding sequence ATGACCATTCGTGCCGGCTCTCTTGACAGGCGGACGCTCCTGCGCGGGGCGATCGCAACTGCAGCCATGGGTTCGTTCGCGGTTGCGTGTGGCTCTCCCTCCAGCAAGGACAACGGTGATGGCGGTGGCGGCCCGAAGGGCACGAAGGGGGCCAAGAACCCGTTCGGTGTCGCCGCGAACTCCAAGGTCGATGCGGCCATCTTCAACGGTGGCTACGGCACCGACTATGTCGACTACGTCAACCAGGTCTTGGGCAAGCAGATCAAGGGCGCCAAAGTCGTCGTCAAGCCGGTCGTCGACATCGCCCCCGAACTCCAGCCCCGCTTCGTCGGCGGCAACCCGCCGGACCTCATCGACAACTCCGGCGAGGACCAGATCGGCTTCCTCGGCATCCTCGACCAGCTCGAGGAGCTCGACGACGTCCTCGAGGCCAACAACTACGAGGGCAAGAAGATCGCCGACACCGTCTACCCCGGCGTCAAGGACCCCGGCACGTTCAAGGACAAGTTCGTCGCTCTGAACTACGTGATGACCGTGTACGGCGTCTGGTACTCCAAGACGCTGTTCGAGGCGAACGGCTGGACCCCGCCGAAGACCTGGAACGAGGCGCTCGACCTCGGCGCGAAGGCGAAGAAGAAGGGCAAGTACCTCTTCGTCCACGGCAAGGAGGCGGCGACCTACTACCGCACGCTCCTCATCGACTCGGCGATCAAGGAGGGCGGCGACGAGGTCCGGCTCGCGCTGGAGAACCTGGAGAAGGGCTGCTGGTCGCACCCGGCCATCCAGGGAGTGATCAAGGCCATGGAGACCATGGTCAAGGAGAAGATGTTCGTCCCCGGCGGCTCCGGCACCCAGTTCCAGAAGGCGCAGGCGATCTGGAGCAACGACCAGAAGGCGCTGCTCTACCCGTCCGGTGGCTGGATCGAGAACGAGATGAAGAAGGCCACCAAGGCCGACTTCCAGATGACCGGCTTCCCGTCGATGACGCTCACCGACAAGCCGAAGATGCCCTACGAGTCGCTGCGCGCGGCCGCGGGCGAGCCGTTCATCGTGCCCAAGCAGGGCAAGAACCCGGCCGGCGGCAAGGAAGTGCTGCGGGCGATGCTGTCCAAGGACGCGGCCGCCAACTTCTCCAAGACGAAGCTGGCCCCGACGATCGTCAAGGGCACCGTGCCCGCCGACGGTTACGGATCGTCCGCCCTCGTCTCGCAGACGAAGATGCTGGAGGCCGCGGGCACCAACATCTTCACCTACAACTTCGTCGAGGCCTACGGCATGAACACCGACCAGCTGGTGCCGTGGAACTCGTTCCTCTCCGGTGACCTCGACGCCAAGGGCCTGACCTCGGCGCTGCAGAAGATCTCCGACAAGGTCAGGGAAGACGACTCCATCGACAAGA